AGTGACCATAACGCCGTTGGTTACGCCGGGGTAGTTGTAGCTATGTCTGGTCAGTCCCTGGCATGTCCTATACGACTACCGTCACTTACATGAGAATCGGAAGAGGTGATGCATCCGCAACAACCGTATACCACTCCCTGATGCCCTCCTGGCTGGCCGCAGCGCCAAAATACCCAGGCGCAAGGACAAGTCCCCACTGTGCACCTGCCTTCTTGTAGTCCTCAAGCTGCTCCAGCGTCTCGTCAACGCTGTTGATCAGTGTTCCCGCCATGATGGGATAGTCGGGGAATCCCGCATCGTTCAGTCCTTTGCGCACGCCAGATATCAGGTCAATGCGCTCCTGACGGTTCATGTGAATGGCCTCGCCAGTAGAGCCGAGCAGAACAAGACCGCGGACGCCATTCTTGGCAAGGAACACACTGTGCTCAGCTTGTGTCTGGACGTCAACGGTAGCCTGGAGTGTTTTGGATTCAGCGGCGGCCTTGAAGAAGGTTGGGACGGGCACGAAGACGCCGTTTGGCGGGGAAGTGGAGGCTGAAGTCATTGTGTGGCTCGTGCGTGGTGTTGTGGGCTTCTGAACTCGGTCTTCGACTCGACTCAACTTTAAAAAACAAACACAGGGCTTGAGATATTTGTATAAGAGAGGCTTTGGGCGAATGGCGACTTTATTGCATCTGCCGCTGGTCGACTATTCGGTGCCAATTGCTCCATTTTCCGAAGCTAGAAATCGACAGTGGACCGGCAACCCCGCGCCATGAGCTGGATGGTAATGGAGGGGCTCAATTCGCTGCCTCAGGGTCATTTCTGTGGGGAGCTCTACTCACACACTAGTTGGTCGCCGCGGCAATTGACCACGACTTGCGAAGAATAACCGTTCTATAGACGAAACGTAGTTCAACATTCCACCTGAAAGCCAACCAGACGAAACAAGAGAACCAATCCAGTTTGGAGAACACATCATGGGAAAGATAGCCAAAATCGAATACTTTCGTGTACCTCCACGCTGGCTCTTTGTCAAGATCACCGACGAGGAGGGTAACTTTGGATGGGGTGAAGCTTCCCTCGAAGGACACACGCAAGCGGTGGAAGGATGTCTCGATGCATGGGGCGAACGATACACCGGCTTTGAGGCAGAGTAGGTTCTTCACCAAGAAGTGCGACGTGGGAATACTTTTTTGAACGACCAACCTCTCGTGTCTGACACTTCCATAGTGAAATCGAGCACATATGGCAAATGTCATGGCGTACTTCGTTTTACCGTGGCGGCCCCGTCTTCATGAGTGCACTCGCAGGAATCGACATCGCGCTCTGGGACCTCAAAGCACGAAAACTAAACGTGCCAATCTACCAACTACTGGGTGGTAAAGTGCGAGAAAAACTGAAAGTATACGCCTGGATTGGAGGCGACCGACCAGATGACGTGAAGGCACAAGCGTAAGTCGATCATGGTCTGCTTCCGAAAGAATCCATCACTTATTGCGTACAGACAAGCGCGCAAAGACCAGGGCTTCACGGCCGTCAAGATGAATGCCACAGAAGACCTGCACTGGCTGGACTCGCCAAGAGCTCTAGAGTCAGCAGTTGCGCGATTAAAAACAGTGAAAGACTTGGGCATGGATGCTGGCATGGACTTCCACGGCCGCGTGCACAAACCCATGGCCAAACAACTCGCCAGAGCGCTGGAACCGCACCACCCTTTGTTCATCGAGGAACCTCTTCTCTCCGAGCACATTGGCGGCATCAAGCAACTCTCTCAAACTACGACCTGCCCCATTGCGCTCGGCGAGCGTCTGCACAGCCGCTGGGACGTGCGTCCTTTCCTCGAGGAAAACTGCGTGGACATCTTACAACCAGATATCAGCCACGTCGGCGGGATAAGCGAGATGAAGCGCATAGCGTCCATGGCGGAAACGTACGACGTCGCACTTGCGCCGCATTGCCCACTAGGACCTATCGCGCTGGCCGCATGTGTGCAGGTCGATGCCACAGTAGCGAATTTTGCGATCCAAGAGATGAGCCTGGGGATCCATTATAATGCGGGTTCCCAAGATCTCACTAGCTACACTAAGAACCCAGAAGTTTGGAGTGTGAAGGAGGGGTACATTGAACTTATGAAAGGCCCTGGACTTGGTATCGAGATCGATGAGGAACAGGTGAGAAGACTGAGTAAGGATGCGGTGGCCTGGGTTAGTCCGGGCTTTATTGGGCCTGGGGGTGAGGTAAGAGAGTGGTAAAGATGCCATGTCACTGTATAAG
The window above is part of the Ascochyta rabiei chromosome 1, complete sequence genome. Proteins encoded here:
- a CDS encoding Galactonate dehydratase; this encodes MGKIAKIEYFRVPPRWLFVKITDEEGNFGWGEASLEGHTQAVEGCLDAWGERYTGFEADEIEHIWQMSWRTSFYRGGPVFMSALAGIDIALWDLKARKLNVPIYQLLGGKVREKLKVYAWIGGDRPDDVKAQAQARKDQGFTAVKMNATEDLHWLDSPRALESAVARLKTVKDLGMDAGMDFHGRVHKPMAKQLARALEPHHPLFIEEPLLSEHIGGIKQLSQTTTCPIALGERLHSRWDVRPFLEENCVDILQPDISHVGGISEMKRIASMAETYDVALAPHCPLGPIALAACVQVDATVANFAIQEMSLGIHYNAGSQDLTSYTKNPEVWSVKEGYIELMKGPGLGIEIDEEQVRRLSKDAVAWVSPGFIGPGGEVREW